GTCTTTCACTCGAGCCACGAGGGCGCCCTCGTCGGTCGCGAACGATTCGATGCTAGCCGGGGAGACGGATTCGCCGTCCCCCTCGAGCGACACGTGGACGACCGCGTCTTCGAGGTCGTGCTCACGGAGTCGGTCGCGGACGCGTTCGACGCCCTCGTGTTCGCCGAGTTCCAGATCGACGAAGACGAACGGCCGCGTTTCGAGGCCTCGACGGGAGATCCGCACGTCGCCGTCCCCCTCGAACTCGACGAGGTTGTACCCCCGCTCCTCGCGCTCGCCCGCGCTCGCTCGCTCGGTCGAACCTGGATAGGTGACCCACACGTCCGAAACCTCCTGCGTCGTGGGGACGTGTTCGTCGCCCAAGAGCACGGCGTCGAACTCGGCGGACGCGGAATCGAGTATCTCCGCCACGTCCCACTCGACGCTGCCGTAGTCGGGAACGAGTGGCTCGAACCGGCCGTGGGAGACGAGTGCGGCGGATTCAGCCTCGTGAGATTCGAACTCGTAGTCGAGGTCGGCCCGTTGGGCGCGTGGGACGAAATCCAGCCCGTAGAACGCCGTCTCGCCGACGACGACCGGTTCGTCGCCGAGGCGGGTCGCAAGCCCCATCGCCTCGAACAGGTCGAGCCACTGCGCCGATCGTTTCGTTTCGTGGTTGCCGACGACGGCGAGAAACGGGATGTCGGCGTCGGAAAGCGTTTCGAGCACGTCGAGCGTCCCCAGGAGATCGGAGAGGTCGGGTCGCCGATCGTGAAAGAGGTCCCCGGCGTGGACGACGGCGTCGACGTCCGACTCGACCGCGTCCGCGATGACTCGCCGAAACGCGTCGAGAAAGTCCACCTGGCGCTCGGGGCTGTGGTACTGTCGGTACCCGATGTGGGTGTCTGCGGTGTGAAGCACCCGTGTCATTGGCGTGGACGTTCGCCGTCTGCTCTTAAATCGGTTCCGTGACCGCGGTGGAAGTGGTCGTCGGTCGCCAACTCGGTGGCGGCCCGACGAAACCGACGGTACGTGGTCAGTGTTCGGCGTCCCCGTGCTTCGAGCTCCGGATCGTCCGTCGCCTCGACCGCCGCTTCGAGCTGCCCGAGACCGATCGTCTCGACGAACCGCGCCGCGGCGTCGAGATCGTCGACGGACTCGGCGGCGCGTTCGATGACGGTCGCTTCGTCCGGACCGGCCAGGCGACTCAGCGAGGTTTTCAGTCGTACCGTTTCGGCGGGGTCCTCGGATACCACAGTGGTCGTCGATGGTTGCCTCTTTGTATAAAAACCGTTCGCCGATCGATCCGAAACCGGGACGCTCACTCGACGGCGAGCGAGTAGACGCGCTTTCGGGCGTCGGTAAAGGAGAACCGGGAGTCGACAGCGTCGACGTCTTCGAGCCGCGTGAGCGCGTACCGAACCGTTCGGGGCGGCAACATCGTCTCGTCGGCCAGTTGACTCTGTGTGAGTCGGTCGTTGTACTCGAGCACCTTCGCGACCAGTTTCGCACTCGGTGGGAGATCGGCGACGGCGTCCCAGCCGACCGGTTCGGCGTCCACCTCGAATTCGGTTGCACTCATTGTGCCACCTTCTTCATGAGAACCAATAATACTTACTATCCTTTTTTATCATTGTGAGTTATTTTAGACGGCAAGCAGGCGGAGGAGCGGCGCGGGTGGACACCGCCACTCCGGGACAACACGGTGTGCAACGCAAACGATCATCCCCATGACCCGAAGCCTCTTATGAGTACAGGCGCTATCAATCCGGTAATGACCGACACTGTGGACGACGCCGACCTGCCGTACGAGGACGGTGCGTCACAGCAGCAAAAGGTGGAGGTGCTCGAGGAGCGTCTCGAGATTCTCGAACAGCAGAACGACGAGATGCGGGACAAACTCCTCGATGCCAACGCGGAGAACAACAAGTACCAACAGAAGCTCGAACGACTGACTCACGAGAACAAGAAGCTCAAGCAGTCGCCGCTGTTCGTCGCGACAGTCCAAGAGTTGACCGACGAGGGCGTCATCATCAAACAGCACGGGAACAATCAGGAGGCGCTCACCGAGGTCACAGCGGAGATGCGAGAGGAGCTTTCACCCGACGCTCGCGTCGCGGTGAACAACTCACTATCAATCGTCAAGCAGCTCGACAGCGAGACGGACGTTCGCGCGAGAGTGATGCAGGTCGATCAGTCGCCCGACGTTTCCTACGCCGATATCGGCGGCATCGACGAGCAGATGGAGGAGGTCCGCGAGACCGTCGAGATGCCGATCGAGAGCCCGGAGATGTTCGACGAGGTCGGGATCGACCCGCCGTCGGGCGTCCTGCTATACGGCCCGCCGGGGACCGGGAAGACGATGCTCGCGAAGGCCGTCGCCAACCAGACAGACGCGACGTTCATCAAGATGGCCGGCTCCGAGCTCGTCCACAAGTTCATCGGCGAGGGTGCGAAGCTCGTCCGCGATCTCTTCGAGCTCGCCCGCCAGCAGGAGCCGGCCGTCGTGTTCATCGACGAGATCGACGCCATCGCTGCCAAGCGGACCGAATCGAAGACCTCCGGCGACGCCGAGGTCCAGCGGACGATGATGCAGCTGCTCGCCGAGATGGACGGCTTCGAGGAACGCGGCCAGATCTCGATCATCGCGGCGACGAACCGCTTCGACATGCTCGATCGCGCGATCCTCCGGCCCGGCCGCTTCGATCGGCTCATCGAGGTCCCCAAGCCGGAGGCCGAAGGTCGAGGGCTGATCTTCGAGATCCACACCCGCGGCATGAACATCGCCGACGACGTCGACTTCGAGGAACTCGCGGAACTCGCTGTCGGCGCGTCGGGTGCCGACATCAAGGCAATCTGCACCGAGGCCGGCATGTACGCGATCCGCGACGATCGCCTGGAAGTCGCCACCGAGGACTTCGAGCAGGCCTGGCGGAAGATCCAACAGACCGACGAGGACGACGACGAGATCTCGAAGACGTTCGCCTGAGTCCGCCCGCTGTTTTCGAGGGGCCAACGTAAGCCGCCTACATAGTCGATTGGAATTCAAAATAGATATTCATGTGGATTCTGAAACGGCGTGTATGCCCCACGGACAAGACATCGAAGGCGAGAACGATCCGGAATCGCTTTCAGAGTACGAGTGTATGCAGTGCGGCAAACTCCTCGAAGCGAAGACCCACCCCGGTGAGTGCGAGTGCGGCGGCGAGTTTCAAAACCGTGCGAAGTCACTCGAGTAGCGTTCCGGAGACCGCGTGAATCCCGAACGACGGCGGGATTAAAACAGCGAGAAGATCAGGTACGGGATCCCGAAGAGCACGAGCGTCATCCCCAACAGGATGAGCACGTAGGCGGCGACGGTGCTCCCCGCGGTGCGGAACGAGGCATGGTCGAGTTCTGATTTGAGATCGGCGGCGTTCATACACGAGTGTGCGAACGCGTTCGTTTATATGTGTCGCTCCGCGAGGCCGCACGGCGCGATTCGGCGGGGTCAGCCGAGGATTTCGGTGATTCGCCGCGGTTCGCCCGAAAGGGACGGATTCTCCTCGATCATTTGGAGAACTTCGTGATCGGTCACGTCGGGGTACGGCTTCTCCGCGGCCTCCTCGATGAGCGTCTTCTCCATGCGAAACTCGGTGCCCTCGTAGATGACATCGACGCCTTCCTGGTCGAACGAGAGAACGGTCATACCCCGAGTTGGTCGCTGTCAAATATAAGGGCCACGAGTGGACGAGGAACGCGTCAGACCCACGTCAGACGCCGCCGGAGAGGTTAAGACGCCTGCGGAACACACTCCGAGCGTGTTCGGGTCGGATCCACTCGAAGCGCTCGCGATCCCAGACGGGACGCACGTCAAAGAACGCGACCTCGTCACCGACGGCGACGTGCTGGTCGGCGGCCAAAGCGTCGTCGAACTCGGAGTTCGCGGCGGCAGCGTCCTCGCCGGGGAACGCGTCACCTTCGGCGGCGACATCGAGGCCGACGGCGACTGCCGACTCGATATGTGGTGTGAGGTCGACGGAAACGTCCTCGTCGGCAGCGACGCCTACCTCGGCGAGCGCGTCCACATCACGGGACAGCTTATCGTCTCGGGCGACCTCGATATCGGCGACGACGTGGACATCGAGCGCGGCTTCGAGGCCAACGGATGGATCGTCATCCGAAACCCGATGCCGACGATCGTCTTCCTGTTCGTCTACCTCTCGCACTTACTCCACATCGGCGAGGAGGAGGCCGCAGAGGAGGTGGCGGCCGAAGCGTTCGACGACCGCGACGCCGAGCCGGCCACCATTCCGCGCGGATCGCGGGTGTCCGACGACGCGTGGCGCGTCTCGACGCCGGCGTCGATCGGCGACGACTGCCGGCTTCATGGGAACATCCGCGCCGCCGAGATCGAGGTCGGACGGAACACCGAGGTGTTCGGCAGCCTTCGGTCGAAGGGTCCGA
This genomic window from Natronomonas salsuginis contains:
- a CDS encoding rubrerythrin-like domain-containing protein; translation: MPHGQDIEGENDPESLSEYECMQCGKLLEAKTHPGECECGGEFQNRAKSLE
- a CDS encoding polymer-forming cytoskeletal protein, with the translated sequence MFGSDPLEALAIPDGTHVKERDLVTDGDVLVGGQSVVELGVRGGSVLAGERVTFGGDIEADGDCRLDMWCEVDGNVLVGSDAYLGERVHITGQLIVSGDLDIGDDVDIERGFEANGWIVIRNPMPTIVFLFVYLSHLLHIGEEEAAEEVAAEAFDDRDAEPATIPRGSRVSDDAWRVSTPASIGDDCRLHGNIRAAEIEVGRNTEVFGSLRSKGPIRIGNGTVVHGDVTTRGGDVTIEPGVHVRGDISCDRCELSEIADVDGTIRAREGIRFEEPPNRAVETGADGASSQTPPDREVDGDGEDGAGSDDGDDGSESERAVSPAVVPIGDGALPKPESGSNATLKTAAEVYPGADRIAAVVPLGENDIEWDALDDRRSNGSGADDVAAIIADAEVDPGPDGR
- a CDS encoding MarR family transcriptional regulator — translated: MSATEFEVDAEPVGWDAVADLPPSAKLVAKVLEYNDRLTQSQLADETMLPPRTVRYALTRLEDVDAVDSRFSFTDARKRVYSLAVE
- the mre11 gene encoding DNA double-strand break repair protein Mre11, which codes for MTRVLHTADTHIGYRQYHSPERQVDFLDAFRRVIADAVESDVDAVVHAGDLFHDRRPDLSDLLGTLDVLETLSDADIPFLAVVGNHETKRSAQWLDLFEAMGLATRLGDEPVVVGETAFYGLDFVPRAQRADLDYEFESHEAESAALVSHGRFEPLVPDYGSVEWDVAEILDSASAEFDAVLLGDEHVPTTQEVSDVWVTYPGSTERASAGEREERGYNLVEFEGDGDVRISRRGLETRPFVFVDLELGEHEGVERVRDRLREHDLEDAVVHVSLEGDGESVSPASIESFATDEGALVARVKDRRELADEAVDADVSFADPDEAVRERLREIELSDAARDLDETIRSATIADSNVASEVERRVEELLADPDSFGGSQGEAASDSASESAAASTSDSRLSASESDSDHPSVSETDSAPVSSPEADASRPESDDSSDGQSSMGEYL
- the pan1 gene encoding proteasome-activating nucleotidase Pan1 → MTDTVDDADLPYEDGASQQQKVEVLEERLEILEQQNDEMRDKLLDANAENNKYQQKLERLTHENKKLKQSPLFVATVQELTDEGVIIKQHGNNQEALTEVTAEMREELSPDARVAVNNSLSIVKQLDSETDVRARVMQVDQSPDVSYADIGGIDEQMEEVRETVEMPIESPEMFDEVGIDPPSGVLLYGPPGTGKTMLAKAVANQTDATFIKMAGSELVHKFIGEGAKLVRDLFELARQQEPAVVFIDEIDAIAAKRTESKTSGDAEVQRTMMQLLAEMDGFEERGQISIIAATNRFDMLDRAILRPGRFDRLIEVPKPEAEGRGLIFEIHTRGMNIADDVDFEELAELAVGASGADIKAICTEAGMYAIRDDRLEVATEDFEQAWRKIQQTDEDDDEISKTFA
- a CDS encoding DUF5800 family protein, whose amino-acid sequence is MTVLSFDQEGVDVIYEGTEFRMEKTLIEEAAEKPYPDVTDHEVLQMIEENPSLSGEPRRITEILG